Proteins from a single region of Xenopus laevis strain J_2021 chromosome 9_10S, Xenopus_laevis_v10.1, whole genome shotgun sequence:
- the tfap4.S gene encoding transcription factor AP-4 isoform X3: MQSINSGFQSLKTLIPHTDGEKLSKAAILQQTAEYIFSLEQEKTRLLQQNTQLKRFIQEFNGSSPKRRRAEDKDEGIGSPDIWEEEKADDLRREMIELRQQLDKERSVRMMLEEQVRALEAHMYPEKLKAIAQQIQQQEDGGQTPGEQLKNIDREEQHLHSQLLPPHLPLAPTHHPTVIVPAPPPPSHHVNVVTMGHSSVISSVSTSRQNLDTIVQAIQHIEGTQEKQLQEEELRRAVIVNAPRPCGESDTASDTECDDSDADQIKDDAMGDP; this comes from the exons ATGCAAAGTATCAATTCTGGCTTCCAGTCACTGAAAACTCTAATCCCACACACTGATGGGGAAAAATTGAGCAAG GCCGCAATCCTACAGCAGACGGCAGAATATATATTCTCTTTGGAGCAAGAGAAGACTAGGTTATTGCAGCAGAACACACAGCTCAAGAGGTTTATACAG GAGTTTAATGGTTCCTCACCAAAGAGGCGGAGGGCAGAAGATAAAGATGAGGGGATAGGCTCTCCTGATATCTGGGAGGAAGAGAAAGCAGATGACCTGCGGAGGGAAATGATTGAGCTGAGGCAGCAACTGGACAAAGAACGCTCTGTGCGGATGATGCTGGAAGAGCAG GTACGGGCCCTGGAAGCTCACATGTACCCTGAGAAACTGAAGGCGATAGCTCAACAAATCCAGCAGCAGGAGGATGGGGGACAGACCCCAGGAGAGCAGCTCAAAAATATAGACAGGGAAGAGCAGCATCTTCATTCTCAG CTCTTGCCACCTCATCTACCGCTGGCGCCCACTCACCACCCAACAGTTATTGTTCCTGCCCCTCCTCCGCCTTCCCACCACGTCAACGTTGTGACTATGGGACATTCCTCTGTAATCAGTTCTGTGTCTACATCTCGACAAAATCTGGACACAATCGTGCAG GCAATACAGCACATTGAGGGCACACAGGAGAAGCAGCTGCAGGAAGAAGAGCTGAGGAGAGCAGTTATAGTCAACGCGCCTCGTCCGTGTGGAGAATCGGACACTGCGTCTGACACAGAATGCGATGACAGCGACGCAGATCAAATCAAGGATGATGCAATGGGGGACCCCTGA
- the tfap4.S gene encoding transcription factor AP-4 isoform X1 produces the protein MEYFMMPAQKVPSLQHFRKTEKEVIGGLCSLANIPLTPETQRDQERRIRREIANSNERRRMQSINSGFQSLKTLIPHTDGEKLSKAAILQQTAEYIFSLEQEKTRLLQQNTQLKRFIQEFNGSSPKRRRAEDKDEGIGSPDIWEEEKADDLRREMIELRQQLDKERSVRMMLEEQVRALEAHMYPEKLKAIAQQIQQQEDGGQTPGEQLKNIDREEQHLHSQLLPPHLPLAPTHHPTVIVPAPPPPSHHVNVVTMGHSSVISSVSTSRQNLDTIVQAIQHIEGTQEKQLQEEELRRAVIVNAPRPCGESDTASDTECDDSDADQIKDDAMGDP, from the exons CCTCGCCAACATCCCTTTAACCCCAGAAACCCAAAGAGATCAAGAGCGGCGGATTCGGAGAGAGATTGCCAACAGCAATGAGAGGCGCCGGATGCAAAGTATCAATTCTGGCTTCCAGTCACTGAAAACTCTAATCCCACACACTGATGGGGAAAAATTGAGCAAG GCCGCAATCCTACAGCAGACGGCAGAATATATATTCTCTTTGGAGCAAGAGAAGACTAGGTTATTGCAGCAGAACACACAGCTCAAGAGGTTTATACAG GAGTTTAATGGTTCCTCACCAAAGAGGCGGAGGGCAGAAGATAAAGATGAGGGGATAGGCTCTCCTGATATCTGGGAGGAAGAGAAAGCAGATGACCTGCGGAGGGAAATGATTGAGCTGAGGCAGCAACTGGACAAAGAACGCTCTGTGCGGATGATGCTGGAAGAGCAG GTACGGGCCCTGGAAGCTCACATGTACCCTGAGAAACTGAAGGCGATAGCTCAACAAATCCAGCAGCAGGAGGATGGGGGACAGACCCCAGGAGAGCAGCTCAAAAATATAGACAGGGAAGAGCAGCATCTTCATTCTCAG CTCTTGCCACCTCATCTACCGCTGGCGCCCACTCACCACCCAACAGTTATTGTTCCTGCCCCTCCTCCGCCTTCCCACCACGTCAACGTTGTGACTATGGGACATTCCTCTGTAATCAGTTCTGTGTCTACATCTCGACAAAATCTGGACACAATCGTGCAG GCAATACAGCACATTGAGGGCACACAGGAGAAGCAGCTGCAGGAAGAAGAGCTGAGGAGAGCAGTTATAGTCAACGCGCCTCGTCCGTGTGGAGAATCGGACACTGCGTCTGACACAGAATGCGATGACAGCGACGCAGATCAAATCAAGGATGATGCAATGGGGGACCCCTGA